The Glycine soja cultivar W05 chromosome 4, ASM419377v2, whole genome shotgun sequence genomic sequence TTATCTTTCATTTGACAAgctgtatattttatttcttcagGCAATGTCTTCCTTAAACATGGTTCAGAATTGCGCCTGATTCCGCGTGATAGGGTTGGTGCCTTTTAGATGTTACAGATGTCTGACTGGAGTTGGCGCCTTTTAGATGTTACAGATGTCTGACTGGATATTGACCCTTCTCGCTAGATACATGAACTGTAGCTTCATATGTAGTAATCAATAAATACCATTGTTACTGATTTCATATATTGATATTGAGATCAAAGGTGTCTTCAAGCgataaagtttttttcttttttcaataatGATATAAATGTTTTGGGAAAAATTATGTGAACTGCTATAGTCCTGTCAGCCTTGAATGTTTGGTAGAGGTAGCTCATGGCGTTGACAACTTCCAAGAAGCGCCACCCCTTCCCCTACTGCTATTCTAGTTGAAGAGTTTATCTTATTTAGGCCATGCAAAAGTGGAATATGGTTATTAGTTACATGACTTTTTAAACACAAACACAATGATGATCCACTACTCAGTTGTCGTTATAACTACTGTTGAAAAGTCAAGCGTTGCAATCCAGGGTCTATGAATTCCCTTTGCCGGCTATGGGATGATGGAAGCTATGGTTGCTAGTGAGTGTGACTGCAAAGGAATCATGGTTCCCTGAGATAGAAAAATTGACTGAAAACTTCTGCCTACATGTACCCTTTACCAGAATGTAGCTGTCTACGGCAATCTCACTCCAGTCGAATTGTCACAATCTAACATTCTTGATAAATGAATGCCATGCCTCATTTGTTCTCTCTTACATTTGCTGCCGTTAGATTTGAATTATTTCCATGTCTCTAGTTTTTCGACTTCCAATGGGTCTGCCCGAGTTGAATTGTTACCGTCGCAATACGTGGGTAGGGTGTTACTGGCTTACTGCATGAAGATTTTTTGGGAAGAGTGCTAAGGTGCGAATGGGAAGAGTGCACTTAGCATTCCAGGGAAGGATATATCATATAGCCTAACTCAGACAAGTAAGGAGTTGTATTTTGGTTTTCACTTCTGTTGCTCTTTAAACGGAGACGTCTCTTCCCCATGTAGAAGAGAGCATTGAGTAAGCTTAGAGTATTTTTACCCGGTATCATAGTGAGAGATCCTTAAGCCTTTTTCCCTCTTCCGGATTTTTAAATGTGATGGCTACATATATTTTCCTGCCCTttgattgaaattcaaaatgattgtataagaaaagaaattagTGTAATATTGGATGACGAAAAAATGAGAGAGTTAGTTTAGGTGGTTTGAATACCATACAAAGAAGGTCTTAAGAGTTACCGGGGAGAAGAATATATTGTATGATTTTTAGTTCTATAAATaagaggaaacaaaaaaaaaacattaactagAAAAAATTATCAAGAGGGATCTCATGATAAATAACACATCCgtcaaattttggtttttaatcGAATTGAATAGTATTGTATGATTCATGCAGTTGATTGCGCAGTGAGACGTAGAATCATTCATGTAGGCTAAGATTTAAGAGTTTAGCTGTCATGCATTGTTATGAATTTCAttgtcaacaaataaaaaatatcctaaatgtaagataattattataaaaactgaTTTGAGATTCAATGaccgtaaaaaaaatgtttattttatctgTGCACgtattattaattcttttaataatCAATACCTAGAGGATAGAATTAACTTTtctatgaaatttttattttaagatgttGCACAATCCAAAATTTTAGTAtctttgtgttttatttttctgttccatgttcatctaacaTTTGTGAGTAGAGGTGTAATTTTggtccaatatttttttattatactaatacaaatttaaaaaaaattaaaaaacaagtcTGTCATAgatcaaggataaaaaaaatgtcaatatgatcatcagcacacacaaaataaatattcttttcaaatacgatttattttatacataaaattaactaaaattcaaattatgtatcacttcattaaaaaatacaagCTACTATCATAAAGTTAAGAGTTAAAGCAATCTTACTTGTTGCTTTAGTTTAGCGTTAAAATAgagttaaataaatttgttcttAAAAGAGTTGAAAAGAATTACTACTGGTCTCTACTAGTATATTACAAGGCTTATGTTTTTTGCTATAGTAcagtcaagaaaaaaaatgttttttgctATGGCCGTTGCATTAAATTGAGTTCATTTCAGTAAATATCCGGgaagtgttttttttcctttgatataaatatatgttcatATATCTTTCACAAAACTCTCAACGTGTGAGTATTATTCGACCATTCTTCGCAAATTTTCTagctgtttttaaaaaatagtgtcAAAATACTCAAGGATCTCTTTCAACGATCGTCCTCTTATCCTCAGCAATGCTTACAGTATGGTAATTCAATGCGTAATGGGTTGGCAATGGATTTAAACCAAATCCAGTTAGCTTTACGCTCTTGTGGACGCTTTCAAGCTATCAAACATGCCAAATCACTCCATTCTCTTATAATAAAACTTTGCCTTTTCAATCACGTTTTTCTCCTAAACAACATCATCTCTGTCTACGCCAAATGTTCCCATTTCAATGATGCACGAACCCTTTTCGACGATATGCCTCAGAGGAACATAATTTTCTAGACAACAATGGTCTCTGCAATCACCAATTCTGGGAGACCCCACGAGGCTCTTACCCTCTACAACCACATGCTGGAATCCAAAACTGTGCAACCTAATCAGTTTTTGTACTCTGCGGTTCTCAAGGCATGTGGTCTCATGGGTGATGTTGAATTGGGCAAGTTGGCTCACCAACATGTATCTCAAGCTAGGTTAGAGTTTGACACAGTTCTGATGaatgcccttttggacatgtaCGTCAAATGTGGGAGCTTGAGGGATGCCAAACGAGTTTTCTGTGTAAAAATTCCACTTCATGGAACACCCTCATTCTTGGACCATGCTAAACAGGGTCTGATGAGGGATGCGTTGAATCTGTTCGATCAAATGCCAGAACCAGAccttgtttcttggaatagcaTCATTGCTGGTCTTGCAGATAATGCTAGCCCCCATGCATTGCAATTTTTTTCTATGATGCATGGGAAGGGCCTTAAACATGATGCATTCACATTCCCATGTGCCCTCAAAACATGCAGTCTTCTTGGAGAGTTAACCATGGGGAGACAGATTCATTGTTGTATTATAAAGTCAGGGTTTGAGTGTAGCTGCTATTGTATATCAGCATTGATTGACATGTATTCCAATTGTAAACTATTAGATTAAgcaatgaataaatatatttgataagAACTCTCCTCTTGCTGAAAACTTGGCAGTATGGAATTCTATGCTTTCTGGGTATGTTGCCAATGGAGATTGGTGGAAGGCACTCAGTATGATTTGTATACCTTTTGTATTGCATTAAAGGTCTGCATCTATTTTGGTAACTTGAGGTTGGTATTTCAAGTGCATGGATTGGTCATCACCGGTGGCTATGAGTTGGATTATGTTGTTGGAAGCATTCCTCCTAAATAAGATATTTCCAGACAAGTCACTGATTTCAAACTTATAAGGAATGTTATGTGACTGAAATTTGTACTGTGAAACAGTCTTTATGTTTTGGTGACTGTCAGTTCAATTAGAAGGTAAAAGCGCAGAAGTCTCAAATTTTAAAGGGCATTTAGATGGAAGATACTACAGTACTACACCAAAGAATACAAGATTAAGTATAAGCAGCAATTCAATCCGATATGCTTATTATACTTGCTATTGCCATGAGGTTTCACGCGTTCAATGTTTGCCTCCCCCAAGAAAAGGGTACAAACTAAAAAAGGTAAATACAATAGTACTTTCAATAGCTTTGTtcacttataattttaattatatttggttTTCATTAATCATTTTCAGTTTCATATTAACtacataataattaatcatatacaACATACCAAGGTTATAAAACCCTAGAGTTTACGCAGACTCCTGAGAGTTCCATAGACTCAATTTGTAGACTCAactcgtaaactcgtaagagtctacttcatataaaaataataataaaatatatataaataacatactaattaaacatttcaacaatataataaagcaaagcagtaaatcataaagtttagaatatttaaataaccaagtctagCATTAATACATCACTAGTAGACAATAACTTGTAGAGgttatagtagtggtagatcattctcattcaagatttaatgttattagagaacaagggtgtgaattttgtatttgagaataacacaCTCAATGAAGATATGTTGAATGTTAAACACAcggaaaacaataaaaaataacttatattttggtctaatttttttaacttgctaactcGTTGACTCGGTGGTAAACTCTTCCTAACTACTCCACTCCCATTCGGGATGGGTGCCACAGCTTGTACGGctaattctttatatataaccTATCTTTCCATTTGAAGGAGTCTATCCCACAGCTTAAGTCTGAAACACTACTATATCGGACGAAAAGTCTTTCCCGGCCTCACTAAGTGGATCTGGTGCCCACACTTTAGATAGTCCCAAGCTTCTTTTGCTAAAGCACATCTCccgagtttacttagagtttatagagTTTACTCAGAGTttactaaaaaaagagtttattcAAGAGTTAACTCGCAGAAGACAAGTGAACTCATAAACTCGTAAGAATTAGTAagttaactcgagagtttgataacccTGCAATATATTAATTCAATTAACTACTTACATTTGATAATAAGCACTCATTTAAGAAACTCAAACTTTGTTAAAATCAGATGTGTCAGGGTCACCCCTGCCACTTAAAATTTGTTATAGTTCTAATAGTTATATTAGTACCTTTTATtggtattttttaagtttacttGATCTTTCTGTACACTAGTATTGTAATTAAACAAACTAaccttttctgattttttttatgctgCATTCATTGCTGTTTTAAGTCATAAGGTCTCTGCCCATCTTTTAGCATGGTTAAGCAGCTTGACATTTTTAGCATATGGGAAGATCGGTCtatattatttaagaaatacTGGCAACACATTCTTTTAAACACCCACCCTTTATGTAGAGCATTGAATCTTAGTGAATGAATTAATGAAGAGTATGTAGCTAGCgtttgagggcgagccctggtgcagcggtaaagttgtgccttggtgacttgttggtcatgggttcgaatccggaaacagcctctttgcatatgcaagggtaaggctgcgtacaatatccctcccccataccttcgcatagcgaagagcctctgggcaatggggtaagAAGTAAATGTAGCTAGCGTTTgtcgttttatttttatcatttaagcgttatagttctttttgtttttacagtGAATTCTCTAAATACATAATTCTAAGAGAGATTTAAGATTATGATAATAATACAGACGGAAATGACAATGAACTAAAGGCTAGGCTTGATTACTGGTTTAGGttgactctttttttctttttaaataaaattgtctcTGTTTATCTGCCTATTTAGgaggttaaaaataattttaacataaatgGGAATACTAAAGACATTTGATAATCTATGTATTACTGTATCTTATTAAGTAATAAGTGGATAAAAAGAAATGAAGGCTGTTGAAACTGGACAGAACAGTAAGTTGATGATACATTTGGCTTGGAGTTGACTTATCTTGCATGAATCGTTCTGTATTTTGGGAATTCCACCGCGGACTAACATCATCactttctttctattttgtcTTCTCTCGTTCCGTCCCATTTGCCCCAGTTTGAGTACAGATTGAGACACCACTAAGCAGCAACGATAACCTGTTGGGGCTTGACAAGAACCTCTCAAGCTATGTCTACCACTTTTTGGATTATTTGATCAGAGGGAATTCTGAGGACCTGGTCCGAGGGAAACAACGACAAAAACACGTCGCTCATTGTTTGTTttgcaacaattttttaaagCCACAAATTTTCTTTCTATTATCTTTTACATTACTATGTTTCAATGTTTCAATGTTATGTATTAGGCTTGGCCGTGATTGGAACTATATAATGCACAAATTTGGTCTTTCCAAGCCACATTATCTGCTTCGTATTAGTTGCAAAGCTTGAACAAGTGGGGGCACCTAAATTAGGAGAACTTGGGAAGCCACTTAGCAAGTGCAACATTACAGTCCAAACCATATGAACCTGACCCATCATGAGCACTATGCAAACACTAGGGACATGGGTGGGTCCCACTTAAGAGAAGAGAAGATTAAATGGTGAACCCCACCTCCTCATCTCATCATCACTCACAGTCACCGATTGCTTCCTGCACAAGGCCGACTCATTGCGGTGCAACGTCTCCACCGTGCATGCTAGTGACAGTGGCAGTGGCAGTGGCAGTGTCTTAATTACAtggaatttaatttttgaagccTTCCATGGAATTTATTCTCGTgccatgtttatttctttctcaatcattGCACCCACTTTTGTCTCCCCACTCGCACTTTATTCTGACTTCCTACtatagcttttatttttgtttcgaTCTAAACAAACAAGCATGGCATGTCAAGTTCTGATTCCTTCACACTTTCCAATTACTAGTAAACACTGCAAAAATTACCGCGAAACTCCCACGCCAAAATGCTTTTCTGCCCACTATTTTCGCGCCATATTTTGTTTGCTATCAATAAGAGCTGAATGGTCAGTGAGTAATCTAAGCTCAAGCAGACCTCTTAGTAATTTGCGATCTTTTACATGGACCAGGTAGCTACATCATAACGTGGCTTATGATCAGCGCCAAAGAAAACAAGAGTTCTTAGTAATTTGTGTTTTAATATCCACAATTCTCTTGACATTGGCGGTGGTTGTTAAGCCCATGCTGATTTGCGTAACTTTGGGCATCAAAGGCCAATGCGATCCTTAATCATAATACAATGAGTACAAAACATGAGTCAACTTGTTCCGGATTCGATGGAAACACACCACACCACACAAATCTAGATctctgataaaaaataaaaaaacacacaacttaAAGAGAAAACGAGTActttaataaaacaaataagcCGAAACAATGTGGTTTCAATAAGAAGGGATTAGAATATGAAGTGGccttagttttatatatatgtatattagaAGTGTCCTTAGTCTTTGGAGTTTGTTCGCCATTGTCCCATTGACTTGTTTTTTCTTGGTACACACAGACTTGGATTTTGACCCTGTCTATTGTTTTCTGCACTAAAAGGGTTACCGGGGGCTTCCACTAAGTGAGATGTGAGAATCGTAGATGTAAGCAACCTTTTTGCGATTATgggttaaattataaaatgcttTCTACTCGCTTACCTTTATGTGAAGTTTACGAAAATATAGAAAGATAAGAATAATTCGTAACTTTCAAGGAtagtctttttttcttctttcaaatttcagaccgtttgcttcttttttttatcgttGGAGAAATTGAGCGTTGAGGATGTAGAAGATTGTTGACCTCCCCCTCCACAAATCCCTTTCTATGagattgttttcaaaaaaatggaaaactttGGACTTGTGTGAGTTCcttctcaattatttttttgttttaaaaaattttctaaaataattttacattactcaacaatcaatttctcatctgaatttaaaaaaaaaactaaaaaacagaAATAACTAAGAAGTGTTTCTTCAAGTGTTCTATTATTATTCTGAGGAAACAAATTttggaaaacaaaaatgtgCCCATGGGATATATTCTTTCAAAGATGTCGaagaaagaaattttaaaaaaccatttttgaaAAAAGTTAACAAACAAGTCGTAATTTTCTCAATAGAATACATTTCTACTTAAATTTCCCGTTTGACTGTCTCAGAAAAATAGTAGTTTGATGGAGTCAAATTATTAAGCAGATAATTAAAGCAAACTTCATGGTGGAAGTAAGATTATATGTTCTGTCCGTACATGCATTGAATGGATAAAGTAAAGCCACTTCTTGTAACAGCTAAATCTACAGTCACATAAATAGGATTATTATGTGGTTAATAATTGCTGTAGTAGTAGAAGTAATATACAGTGGTTGATTAAGTCTGCCATGGATTGGAGAGTTAGTGATACCCAccaacaaatacaaaaatgatCTGAGACCGATCAAATACTCATATCCTTAACACAAGAAGATGCTACAACTTTTAAAAGAGCTAATTAACAAAACAAAGGAAACGAAATTAATTCAACTCACAGCACATTTCAAAAGCCTCTATAGATTACAACAAAGCAAGGCAATATAGCTTTAGGGTTGAACACAAGCAACTCATCCAAATTAGAATAAGCTCCAACAGCACCGGCAACAGCAACAGAATCATACTCCTCCATGCCACCTTCTGCATTCTTCTTCACCCTGCCTGCTATCACTCTACAAACCAGCATTGCCCTCTTCTCCTCACTCTCCTCCACACACGCCGCCTTGTCGTGAGCCTTTCCACTCGTCGCCGTCGTCAAGATACCGGCTCCTCCGGTGACCTTGAACCCGTGCTTGATTATGCTGCACACGTTACACTGTGGTATCGAGTTGCACAAGTTGGAGGAACCGTTTAGGCCCAGGGAGCAATTGAAGGAGGTGCAGTGGAACCTGAGAAGCTCGTTGCCGTCTGCTATGCAACGAGGGTGCTTCTTGGAGAGCTTTGTGGCCTTGGCTTTTATGGAGTCTCTGTACTCTTCGAATTTGGTTATTGTTTTCTGAGTGTTGTGGACCTTGAGGATGCGGTCTATTTTGCACACTGGAGATTGCTTCTTCAGCCAGCTGGAGTGGAATATTATCTCAACTATGTTCTTGCTGGTGTCTTCTGGACCCAGTTCTGAAACTGAAATTGGTAAcaggggaaaataaataaatagtaaagtGAAACATATAGTAAGTTATGGTACATTGGTGTCATGATTAAAACCATAGATGGCACACATATCAATATGTCAATTATGGTGTTTATATAAATGAGCACATACATATCACATGATATATCATATCGTACCAGATATGCTTGAATAAACTTTACCGCGAATATTTGTAGcaaaaaataagagtaaaacgaattaaaatcaactcatggaaattaattttgaagaagtttgagggaaaaaaataacatgtttgAAAACTCGCTAACAAATAATGTAAGCTATTGCTCTTAACTTCTTAAGACTTAAGATCATATTCAAAACTTGAAACCAGACACaccaaaaaatactttaaaatctaagagaaaaacttattttcttCGGTTAAAAGTGCTTAGTATGATATGATACCTGCATGTTTGACAGCCTGGTGATGTTCCAAGCTTTCAGCTTTCATGATCTCACCACAGTCAGGGCAAGAACAAATGCTACTCCTTAGAGAAGGGTCTCTAGTGAAGCCAAGAACTGGGTCTACCACCATTCTACACTCATAACAACCGGAGAGTCTCCTGAATGGCATTCCCCTGAAAGAACCACCGCCAGAAGAAGTTGAAGATGctgacaaagaagaagaagaggctgACACGGTTCCATTGAGTTCATTAAGAGGTGCTTTCATGGATCTGCTGGAAGCATCGTTCTTGTTGTTGCACCCACTTAGTAACAACCTTTTCTTGTGAACATCTGGGGTTGCTGTGTCAGGCTTTGCAGTGATCTTGGTGTTGTTACAAAGCGATCCTGAGCATTTCATCTTCTTGCATTTCTTGCTGTTTTCTTCTGGGACTCGTTCCTCTTGCAGCTTTCTATGTTCCTGTTTTTTCCTGTTTTCTTTTGCTTCTGGGGGTGGTTTTGCTTCCTTCTGCTGCTGCTGATTTTGTTGGATTTGCACATTTCTACAAGCTAGTAGGCCTCTCACCACCCATGAAGGTTGTTTCTCTGTTTTCTGTGCCtcttggttttggttttggctGACATGTTTGGTAATGGTTGGTTTTCTTTGAGTTTTTGGTTTGCTCATTGTGGAAAGAATGGAAGTTTCCTCAGGATAGCAAATGATGGCTTTTTAGAACAAGATGTAGTGTATATGTGACATGTGAACGGGGCTCTTAAGATTGAAGCTTTGAGGAACCTATAGTTCTTCTTGCTGTGGGGGAGATATATGACTTTATGATGAGTGTTTTTCACCGTTGGTTTTTCTAGATGGAAgagtcctttttattttctaaatagtGGGAAAAGTAAAGAGGTATTGGCCAACGGGTCCCCCCGCCTTTTTATGCTGTGTCTGTCTTTGGATAAAACATTTTGTGAATATCATAACTGACCATCTTTTATTGCCTAATTCCCACGGCCACTAAAGTACTTCAATTTCATGTTTAATGATAGTTTGATCTTTACgaactttttaaatagctgctactaaaaattaagttaaattaacCTATCTAATCTACTACTAGTATGATACTATTTGAAGCAAATGTATGTAACAcgatatttcttttaattgctaatttgttaattttctttctattgTTTCTTTTGACTCTCAGCTTCCAAATGTCCCTTCTAATTAGTTATGATTTGGCTTGAGTCATGCGTGCAAAGATATGAAACACAAACCACGTATCAGATGAAAATTCCAGGAAATTGACATTTGTGTTCAGGAAATTCCACGAATCAAATGGTCCCCCGTggctcctttttctttcttttgggaGGAAAGGGAGATGGTGTTACGATGAAAACTGACCACAAAAAAGAGAGTAACTTAAATGACATTGGCAGAATTACATTTTTCACTTCCGTTCTTCTGTTGTTTGGTTGAGTACCCCTGGTACTCTtggcaatatatatatttattttccttggCTAATAAAAAAAGGTATTCCATTCCATTATTTTATCCAGCAGAAAATCACgtttcgataaaaaaaaaaaaaagtagatcaTGTTGGTGCTAAAATTTAAGATATTAATGCAATATATACATCATTGAAGTTGGTGTATAAGCTGGGTTGTCTTTGCCCTCCGCTGAGATCCATCATTGCCAATTTTATAACCTAGACATTGCTTCCATCATTTATGTGTATAGGAGTTTTAATACAGAATTCTTGAACACATCAGTACCTATGAGCTTTCTGAAGCCGTTAA encodes the following:
- the LOC114410452 gene encoding pentatricopeptide repeat-containing protein At4g08210-like — encoded protein: MVSAITNSGRPHEALTLYNHMLESKTVQPNQFLYSAVLKACGLMGDVELGKLAHQHVSQARLEFDTVLMNALLDMYVKCGSLRDAKRVFCVKIPLHGTPSFLDHAKQGLMRDALNLFDQMPEPDLVSWNSIIAGLADNASPHALQFFSMMHGKGLKHDAFTFPCALKTCSLLGELTMGRQIHCCIIKSGFECSCYCISALIDMYSNCKLLD
- the LOC114410453 gene encoding uncharacterized protein LOC114410453, producing MSKPKTQRKPTITKHVSQNQNQEAQKTEKQPSWVVRGLLACRNVQIQQNQQQQKEAKPPPEAKENRKKQEHRKLQEERVPEENSKKCKKMKCSGSLCNNTKITAKPDTATPDVHKKRLLLSGCNNKNDASSRSMKAPLNELNGTVSASSSSLSASSTSSGGGSFRGMPFRRLSGCYECRMVVDPVLGFTRDPSLRSSICSCPDCGEIMKAESLEHHQAVKHAVSELGPEDTSKNIVEIIFHSSWLKKQSPVCKIDRILKVHNTQKTITKFEEYRDSIKAKATKLSKKHPRCIADGNELLRFHCTSFNCSLGLNGSSNLCNSIPQCNVCSIIKHGFKVTGGAGILTTATSGKAHDKAACVEESEEKRAMLVCRVIAGRVKKNAEGGMEEYDSVAVAGAVGAYSNLDELLVFNPKAILPCFVVIYRGF